A single window of Halobacillus naozhouensis DNA harbors:
- a CDS encoding TetR/AcrR family transcriptional regulator, which produces MTKKQVPSSIKDEALVEKRRKQMVKGAVSLFTEKGFHKTTTREIAKASGFSIGTLYEYIRKKEDVLFLVCDSIYERVKERMESSIDQNETSVDNLVCAVRSYFSLMDDMQDEVVVMYQEVKSLSKDAQDYVLRKERDMVAMLEKVIINSLPGQLPEGDTALVANNIFVQGQMWGFRRWMLQRTFTLESYTDRQIHLLLQGLNVQEKNLS; this is translated from the coding sequence ATGACAAAGAAACAAGTACCCTCTTCAATTAAGGACGAAGCTCTCGTAGAAAAACGACGCAAGCAAATGGTCAAAGGAGCGGTATCCCTTTTTACCGAAAAAGGCTTTCACAAAACGACGACCCGTGAGATTGCGAAAGCTTCAGGGTTCAGCATTGGGACATTGTATGAGTACATTCGCAAGAAGGAAGATGTTCTGTTCCTCGTTTGTGACTCGATTTATGAACGGGTTAAGGAGCGGATGGAAAGCTCCATTGATCAGAATGAAACGAGTGTCGACAATCTCGTCTGTGCTGTTCGCTCTTATTTTTCCTTAATGGACGATATGCAGGATGAAGTCGTGGTGATGTACCAAGAGGTCAAATCGCTGTCCAAAGATGCCCAGGATTATGTGCTGCGGAAAGAGCGTGACATGGTAGCGATGCTTGAGAAAGTGATCATCAACAGTCTTCCTGGTCAATTGCCGGAAGGGGATACAGCGCTGGTGGCCAATAATATTTTTGTACAGGGACAGATGTGGGGATTCAGACGCTGGATGCTGCAACGGACCTTTACACTTGAATCATATACAGACAGACAAATACATCTGCTGCTGCAAGGGCTGAACGTTCAGGAAAAGAATTTATCCTAA
- the meaB gene encoding methylmalonyl Co-A mutase-associated GTPase MeaB: MHPLAERIKQKDMRALARAITLVESDHPDKLALMSDIFSIKKSAHYIGITGSPGAGKSSLINRLLTHLRKQELTVAVIAVDPTSPFSGGSLLGDRTRMNQHFLDPGIFIRSMATRGSLGGLARATKDAIRVCDAYGFDVVLVETVGVGQSELDIMKVVDTTGLVLTPNSGDVLQIFKAGIMEIADLFIINKADLPGVVKLKATLEEYMMIADPKGWRPLIVRTVSTENKGMEELWDGVSSHRSYLYETDQGEKRRRMQLQLEVYELIREEIWREVKGHVEEDQAKLQELSDPEADPYRLARSWYQQWKGD, from the coding sequence ATGCACCCTTTAGCTGAACGGATTAAACAAAAAGATATGCGAGCTCTGGCACGGGCAATTACGCTCGTCGAAAGTGATCATCCCGATAAACTTGCCTTAATGAGTGACATTTTTTCCATAAAAAAAAGCGCCCATTATATCGGGATCACAGGATCTCCAGGGGCAGGGAAAAGTTCACTCATCAATCGGCTGCTCACGCATCTGCGAAAACAAGAGCTTACCGTCGCGGTGATTGCTGTCGACCCGACGAGTCCGTTTAGCGGAGGGTCTTTGCTTGGAGATCGAACACGCATGAATCAGCATTTTCTTGATCCCGGCATTTTCATACGAAGCATGGCAACGCGCGGAAGTTTAGGGGGGTTGGCGCGGGCGACGAAAGATGCGATACGGGTATGTGATGCTTATGGTTTCGATGTCGTGTTAGTGGAGACAGTCGGGGTAGGTCAGTCGGAGCTTGATATTATGAAGGTCGTAGATACAACGGGACTTGTGCTCACTCCGAACAGCGGAGATGTACTGCAAATTTTCAAAGCGGGAATTATGGAAATCGCCGACCTGTTTATTATCAATAAAGCAGACCTACCCGGTGTCGTTAAGCTAAAAGCGACGCTTGAGGAATATATGATGATTGCTGATCCTAAAGGCTGGCGTCCTCTTATTGTTCGAACAGTTTCCACCGAAAATAAAGGCATGGAAGAACTTTGGGACGGTGTTTCCAGCCATCGATCCTATTTATATGAAACCGATCAAGGAGAAAAACGGCGCCGAATGCAGTTGCAGCTTGAAGTCTATGAGCTGATACGTGAGGAGATTTGGCGCGAAGTGAAGGGGCATGTGGAAGAGGATCAGGCGAAGCTGCAGGAGCTCAGTGACCCTGAAGCTGATCCATATAGGCTCGCACGCTCCTGGTATCAACAATGGAAGGGTGACTGA
- a CDS encoding acyl-CoA dehydrogenase: MNFKITEEQEMLRKMVRDFAKNEVEPTAAERDEEERFDREIFDKMAELGLTGIPWPEEYGGIGSDFISYVIAVEELSRVCASTGVTLSAHISLCSWPIYKFGNEEQKKTYLAQLASGEKLGAYALSEPGAGSDVSSMRTQAKLDGDHYVVNGNKVWITNGGVGDIYVVFAKTDPNAGSKGVSAFIVEKGTEGFTFGKKEKKLGIRSSPTTELIFENCRIPKENLLGQEGEGFKIAMMTLDGGRNGIAAQALGIAQGALDESVNYAKEREQFGKPIAKLQGISFKLADMATEIEAARLLTYQAAYLESVGEPYAKASAMAKLYAGDAAMRITVEAVQVHGGYGYTKDYPVERYMRDAKITQIYEGTNEIQRLVIGRMVTQ, from the coding sequence ATGAATTTCAAAATCACAGAAGAACAAGAAATGCTTAGAAAAATGGTGCGCGATTTTGCCAAGAATGAAGTCGAACCAACAGCGGCTGAGCGTGACGAAGAGGAACGCTTTGATCGGGAGATTTTTGACAAAATGGCGGAACTAGGATTAACCGGCATTCCATGGCCAGAGGAATATGGCGGGATTGGCTCAGACTTTATCAGCTATGTGATTGCAGTCGAGGAGCTGTCTCGTGTGTGTGCATCAACAGGGGTAACGTTATCCGCTCATATTTCCCTATGCAGCTGGCCGATTTATAAATTCGGAAACGAAGAACAGAAGAAAACATATCTGGCACAGCTTGCTTCAGGGGAGAAATTAGGCGCTTACGCGTTATCAGAGCCAGGTGCGGGAAGTGATGTGTCTTCGATGCGCACGCAAGCCAAACTGGATGGCGACCATTACGTGGTCAACGGCAATAAAGTGTGGATCACTAACGGCGGAGTCGGCGATATTTATGTCGTGTTTGCTAAGACAGATCCAAATGCCGGCAGTAAAGGAGTGAGTGCCTTTATCGTCGAAAAAGGGACAGAAGGCTTCACATTTGGGAAAAAAGAGAAAAAACTCGGTATTCGTTCTTCACCGACAACGGAGTTAATTTTCGAAAATTGCAGAATTCCTAAAGAGAATCTGCTCGGACAAGAAGGAGAAGGCTTTAAGATTGCGATGATGACGCTTGATGGCGGCCGTAACGGGATTGCTGCTCAAGCACTGGGTATTGCGCAAGGGGCGCTTGATGAATCTGTGAATTACGCGAAAGAGCGTGAACAGTTTGGTAAGCCGATCGCTAAGCTGCAAGGGATCTCTTTTAAGCTGGCAGACATGGCGACGGAAATCGAAGCAGCGCGTCTATTAACCTATCAAGCTGCTTACCTGGAATCAGTAGGAGAACCTTATGCCAAAGCGTCCGCAATGGCCAAATTATATGCCGGCGATGCAGCGATGCGTATTACGGTGGAGGCTGTGCAAGTTCACGGTGGCTATGGCTATACGAAAGATTATCCGGTTGAACGCTACATGCGTGATGCAAAAATCACGCAAATCTATGAAGGTACGAATGAAATTCAGCGTCTCGTGATCGGACGTATGGTTACACAGTAA
- a CDS encoding acyl-CoA dehydrogenase, with amino-acid sequence MNLQFTDEQQMMRKMVRDFAEKEVAPAVERMEEEDRFPIELIRKMGELGLMGIPVPEQYGGAEMDYTSYIIAIHEIAKVSATLGVILSVHTSVGTNPILYFGTEEQKQKYIPKLASGEYLGAFALTEPSAGSDAGSLKTRAEKQGDHYLLNGSKVFITNGGEADTFIVFARTNRDEQRGNGVSAFIVERNTPGFSIGKAEKKMGLHGSSTVSLNFDQCKVPASQLLGEEGEGFKIALANLNVGRIGIAAQSLGIAEAALEHAVAYAKEREQFGKSIAKHQGISFKLADMATDVEAAKLLVYQAATLEAAGEKCGKQASMAKLFASKAAVNTAIEAVQVHGGYGYTEDYAVERFFRDAKVCEIYEGTSEIQRIVIGNHLLKD; translated from the coding sequence ATGAACCTGCAGTTTACAGATGAACAACAAATGATGCGGAAAATGGTCCGTGATTTTGCTGAAAAGGAAGTGGCTCCAGCTGTTGAACGGATGGAAGAGGAAGACCGTTTTCCCATTGAGTTGATTCGGAAGATGGGAGAACTTGGCTTAATGGGCATCCCGGTTCCTGAACAATATGGCGGCGCTGAAATGGACTATACTTCCTACATTATTGCGATTCATGAAATTGCTAAAGTTAGTGCAACACTTGGCGTTATTTTATCGGTCCACACGTCAGTTGGCACCAATCCGATTCTTTACTTTGGAACAGAAGAACAGAAGCAAAAATATATTCCCAAATTGGCTTCAGGAGAATACTTAGGGGCGTTCGCCTTAACTGAGCCAAGTGCTGGTTCAGATGCAGGCAGCTTAAAGACCCGTGCTGAGAAACAAGGGGATCATTACCTTTTAAATGGGTCAAAAGTGTTCATCACAAATGGCGGTGAGGCCGATACGTTTATCGTATTTGCTCGTACCAACCGCGATGAGCAGCGAGGCAATGGGGTTAGTGCGTTTATTGTTGAACGGAATACGCCTGGTTTTTCCATTGGGAAAGCGGAAAAGAAGATGGGGCTTCATGGATCAAGTACGGTTTCGCTCAACTTTGATCAATGTAAAGTTCCTGCCTCCCAGTTGCTTGGTGAGGAAGGAGAAGGCTTTAAGATTGCACTGGCCAACTTGAATGTCGGCCGGATCGGGATTGCGGCCCAATCGCTTGGGATTGCTGAAGCTGCGCTAGAGCATGCTGTGGCCTATGCGAAGGAAAGGGAGCAATTCGGCAAGTCGATCGCAAAACATCAAGGAATCTCGTTTAAGCTTGCTGATATGGCAACAGATGTTGAGGCTGCCAAACTGTTAGTCTATCAGGCAGCCACGTTAGAAGCAGCTGGTGAGAAATGCGGCAAGCAAGCATCAATGGCCAAACTATTTGCTTCAAAGGCGGCAGTTAACACTGCGATTGAAGCTGTTCAGGTACACGGTGGCTACGGATATACAGAGGATTACGCGGTAGAACGCTTCTTCCGTGACGCGAAGGTTTGTGAAATCTATGAGGGAACTAGTGAGATCCAGCGGATTGTGATTGGCAATCATCTATTAAAGGACTGA
- a CDS encoding 3-hydroxybutyryl-CoA dehydrogenase — MSINQVMVIGAGQMGAGIAQVFAQSGLKVKLNDMNEEALKKGIAGIEKRLQRAVDKGKLTADEQANAKERLTGSTDLNDASDCDLVIEAVVENMDVKTKVFQSLDEITPAHAILATNTSSLPITEIAASTSRPSQVIGMHFMNPVPVMKLVEIIRAIQTSDETYQTIEAMTEKLNKTPVEVNDFPGFAANRILMPMINEAIFALHEGVASVEDIDKVMKLGMNHPMGPLTLADFIGLDTCLYIMEVLHDGFGDSKYRPCPLLRQYVKAGWLGKKSGRGFYSYE, encoded by the coding sequence ATGTCAATAAATCAAGTAATGGTCATTGGTGCCGGACAGATGGGGGCAGGTATTGCTCAAGTGTTCGCGCAGTCAGGACTGAAAGTTAAATTAAACGATATGAACGAAGAAGCATTAAAAAAGGGGATTGCAGGAATAGAAAAGCGCCTGCAACGTGCCGTAGATAAAGGGAAATTAACGGCTGATGAGCAAGCGAACGCTAAGGAACGGTTGACAGGTTCTACGGACCTAAACGATGCATCTGATTGCGACCTTGTGATTGAAGCTGTTGTTGAAAACATGGACGTGAAGACCAAGGTGTTTCAAAGTCTGGACGAAATCACTCCAGCTCATGCCATTTTAGCAACGAATACATCATCATTACCTATTACCGAAATCGCAGCCTCAACCAGCCGTCCTTCCCAGGTCATCGGGATGCATTTCATGAATCCGGTGCCGGTCATGAAGCTTGTCGAAATTATCCGTGCGATTCAGACGAGTGATGAAACTTATCAGACTATTGAAGCAATGACAGAGAAGTTGAATAAAACTCCTGTTGAAGTCAATGACTTCCCAGGATTTGCTGCCAATCGGATTCTGATGCCGATGATCAATGAAGCGATTTTCGCTTTACATGAAGGGGTGGCTTCCGTCGAAGATATCGATAAGGTGATGAAGCTCGGCATGAATCATCCAATGGGACCACTTACATTGGCTGATTTCATTGGTCTTGATACCTGTCTGTATATTATGGAGGTTCTACACGATGGATTTGGTGACAGCAAGTATCGTCCGTGTCCATTGCTTCGGCAATATGTGAAGGCTGGCTGGCTCGGTAAGAAGTCAGGTCGAGGATTTTACAGCTACGAATAA
- a CDS encoding acetyl-CoA C-acetyltransferase, translating to MTKTVIVAGARTPFGKFGGGLAPLTAAQLGGIAIKAALEKASVLPEDVKEVIMGTVLQGGQGQLPSRQASREAGIPWDVKTETVNKVCASGMRSVTMADQFIRLGEEDVIVAGGMESMSNAPYFMPKARWGLRMGDAAVKDMMVHDGLTCSFENIHMGSYGNRTANKFELTREAQDEWAARSHTRALQATENGKLAEEIVAVEVPQRKGDPIVVDTDEAPRKGTTAERLAKLRPAFDKDGTITAGNAPGVNDGACAMVLMSDEKAQQVGAETLATILAHDEVAVEAHDFPETPGLVINKLLKKAGKSLEEIDLFEVNEAFATVSLASGKIAGLDPEKVNVNGGAVALGHPIGASGARILLTLAHELKRRGGGLGIAAICSGGGQGDAVLIEVPKQ from the coding sequence ATGACAAAAACCGTAATCGTTGCAGGTGCACGTACACCATTTGGAAAATTTGGCGGAGGCTTAGCTCCACTGACTGCTGCACAACTAGGTGGAATCGCGATCAAAGCTGCTTTAGAAAAAGCCAGTGTCTTACCAGAAGACGTAAAAGAAGTCATCATGGGGACGGTTCTGCAAGGCGGCCAGGGACAGCTGCCTTCACGCCAGGCTTCCCGTGAAGCGGGCATCCCGTGGGATGTTAAAACGGAAACGGTCAACAAAGTGTGTGCATCAGGAATGCGCAGTGTGACGATGGCTGATCAGTTCATTCGCTTAGGGGAAGAAGATGTGATTGTTGCAGGCGGGATGGAGAGCATGAGCAACGCGCCATACTTTATGCCGAAAGCACGCTGGGGCCTGCGTATGGGAGATGCGGCTGTTAAAGATATGATGGTGCATGACGGACTGACTTGCTCATTCGAAAACATCCATATGGGCAGTTATGGAAATCGCACCGCGAATAAATTTGAGTTAACACGTGAGGCACAGGATGAGTGGGCTGCTCGCAGTCATACGCGCGCACTTCAGGCTACTGAAAATGGCAAACTGGCCGAAGAAATCGTTGCAGTGGAGGTCCCACAGCGTAAGGGTGATCCGATTGTTGTCGATACAGATGAAGCACCCAGAAAAGGAACGACGGCTGAAAGGCTAGCGAAGCTGCGTCCGGCATTTGATAAAGATGGAACGATTACGGCGGGGAACGCACCAGGCGTTAATGATGGAGCTTGTGCGATGGTGCTTATGTCTGACGAAAAGGCGCAACAAGTTGGAGCGGAAACACTTGCGACTATTTTGGCTCATGATGAGGTGGCCGTGGAAGCCCATGACTTCCCGGAAACACCAGGGCTGGTCATTAATAAATTGCTGAAGAAAGCGGGTAAATCGCTTGAAGAGATTGATCTGTTTGAAGTAAATGAAGCTTTTGCAACGGTATCGTTGGCGAGCGGTAAAATCGCCGGACTAGATCCAGAAAAAGTTAATGTTAACGGTGGCGCTGTTGCGCTGGGACACCCGATTGGCGCAAGTGGTGCGCGTATTTTACTTACATTGGCACATGAACTGAAGCGACGCGGCGGTGGTCTTGGCATTGCAGCGATCTGCTCAGGCGGCGGCCAAGGGGATGCCGTATTGATTGAAGTACCGAAACAGTAA
- a CDS encoding heterodisulfide reductase-related iron-sulfur binding cluster, whose protein sequence is MNPLLLANWILFLGVTIYGLYLFVRVVRTRIAYIQMGKKFEFDGQIKRRLQKIWIYVFGQKKLLKDKKSGAIHVMMFYGFILVQFGAIDFIWKGLAPDSHLPLGPLYPGFTFFQELVTLTILVAVIWAFYRRYIEKLVRLKRGFKAGMVLLFIGLLMISVLIGNGMALIWHGHEGAWTEPVATIIANAFGWMPPAAAASVFFVMWWIHLLVLLTFLVYVPQSKHAHLLAAPVNVFLSREGPPAKLSKIDFEIDEDADEEDVSFGVGKVEDFNQLQMIDFYACVECGRCTNVCPAAGSGKMLSPMDLLVKIRDHLTETGAAVTGKAPWVPSYAFSETEGNTLAKMAGSQAGDEAAATTEAAPGKSLIGDVITEEELWACTTCRNCEDACPVMNEHVDKIIDLRRYLVLTEGKMDQDGQRAMMNIERQGNPWGLSKKERVNWREANEEVTIPTVKELKKSGEEFDYLFWVSSMGSYDNRSQKIAMAFAKLMNEAGIKFAILGNKEQNSGDTARRMGNEFLFQELAEKNIKEFEKHDVKKIITIDPHAYNIFKNEYPDFGFEAEVYHHTEMLSEWLKEGRLKPEAEVNETITYHDSCYLGRYNEVYQPPREVLEMIPGVKVVEMNRNRSNGMCCGAGGGMMWMEEKSGNRMNVARTEQALAVEPTMISSGCPFCLTMLSDGTKAKEVEEQVSTMDIAEILAKSIFPEKVEKSA, encoded by the coding sequence ATGAATCCGTTGTTACTCGCAAATTGGATTTTATTCCTGGGAGTTACGATATATGGGTTATATCTATTTGTCCGTGTTGTTCGTACGCGGATTGCCTATATCCAGATGGGAAAGAAATTCGAATTTGATGGGCAGATTAAGCGACGCCTTCAAAAAATATGGATTTACGTGTTTGGACAGAAAAAGCTGTTAAAGGATAAGAAATCGGGTGCCATTCATGTCATGATGTTTTATGGCTTTATCCTCGTTCAATTTGGGGCGATCGATTTCATTTGGAAGGGACTGGCCCCAGATTCTCACTTACCGCTGGGTCCGCTTTACCCAGGCTTCACTTTTTTTCAGGAACTGGTGACTTTAACCATTCTCGTTGCAGTCATATGGGCGTTTTACCGTCGTTATATTGAGAAACTTGTTCGGTTAAAACGTGGCTTTAAAGCAGGAATGGTCTTATTATTTATCGGATTATTAATGATTTCAGTACTTATTGGAAATGGAATGGCACTTATTTGGCACGGGCATGAAGGGGCATGGACGGAACCTGTTGCGACCATTATTGCAAACGCTTTCGGATGGATGCCGCCAGCAGCAGCCGCGAGTGTGTTTTTCGTCATGTGGTGGATTCACTTATTAGTTCTCCTTACATTTCTTGTTTATGTGCCTCAATCGAAGCATGCACACTTACTGGCTGCACCGGTCAATGTCTTCCTAAGCCGTGAGGGCCCTCCTGCTAAGCTTTCAAAGATTGACTTTGAAATCGATGAGGATGCAGATGAAGAAGATGTTTCCTTTGGGGTTGGAAAGGTAGAAGATTTCAATCAACTGCAAATGATTGACTTCTATGCGTGTGTGGAATGTGGACGTTGTACCAATGTTTGTCCAGCTGCAGGGTCTGGTAAAATGCTGTCGCCAATGGACTTGCTCGTGAAAATTCGTGATCACTTAACAGAAACTGGGGCAGCCGTTACAGGCAAGGCACCATGGGTTCCTTCTTACGCTTTTTCCGAAACTGAAGGCAATACATTGGCCAAGATGGCTGGTTCACAAGCCGGAGATGAAGCCGCTGCCACTACAGAAGCGGCTCCAGGCAAAAGCTTAATCGGTGATGTGATTACTGAAGAAGAACTGTGGGCTTGTACAACATGCCGTAACTGTGAAGATGCTTGCCCGGTTATGAACGAACATGTTGATAAGATTATCGATCTGCGCCGCTATTTAGTATTAACAGAAGGAAAAATGGATCAGGATGGCCAGCGTGCGATGATGAACATTGAACGTCAGGGAAATCCATGGGGACTTTCTAAGAAAGAGCGTGTTAACTGGCGTGAAGCGAATGAGGAAGTAACGATCCCAACCGTTAAAGAATTGAAGAAGTCAGGAGAAGAATTTGACTACCTGTTCTGGGTAAGTTCTATGGGTTCTTATGACAACCGCAGCCAGAAGATTGCCATGGCTTTTGCCAAACTGATGAATGAAGCAGGCATTAAGTTTGCCATTCTCGGAAACAAAGAACAGAACTCAGGCGATACAGCTCGCCGTATGGGGAATGAATTTTTATTCCAGGAGCTGGCCGAGAAGAATATTAAAGAATTTGAAAAGCATGATGTGAAGAAGATCATTACGATCGATCCGCATGCGTACAATATTTTCAAAAACGAATATCCGGACTTCGGCTTCGAGGCTGAGGTGTATCATCATACCGAGATGCTTTCTGAATGGCTGAAAGAAGGCAGGCTGAAGCCTGAAGCAGAGGTCAATGAAACGATTACGTATCATGATAGCTGCTACCTTGGCCGTTACAACGAAGTATATCAGCCACCGCGTGAAGTGCTTGAAATGATTCCAGGCGTAAAAGTGGTGGAGATGAACCGAAACCGCTCAAATGGTATGTGCTGTGGAGCCGGCGGCGGAATGATGTGGATGGAAGAGAAATCTGGAAACCGCATGAACGTGGCACGGACAGAACAGGCATTGGCCGTAGAGCCAACGATGATTTCAAGTGGCTGTCCATTCTGCTTGACGATGCTTTCGGACGGAACGAAAGCGAAGGAAGTGGAAGAGCAGGTTAGCACAATGGATATTGCAGAAATTTTAGCGAAGTCGATTTTTCCGGAGAAGGTAGAGAAATCGGCATAA
- the cls gene encoding cardiolipin synthase: MLLITLLIIIVIYLLIVLDFKLGRRNHQNHAQHLPFKETTADYHLYKNGSPLFEDLFQEISEAQQQVDIYFYLISNDRSGRDFLEILKKKASEGVLVRLMTDRLGGYQLSKQIRGELAEAGVQFHFAAIPGFPYFFYKLNHRNHRKITVIDGEIAYVGGFNIGDNYLGKNPKFGDWRDYHLRLTGPAVSELHHIFLDDWYRATGEKHSPLVTNKEAKHSVKVVATDGAKLEDEFLRMIQRADQEILIGTPYFIPTEKLMIALKQALQRGVSLQIMAPLKSDHPFVKEAAIPYLDQLFHAGAKICLYDDGFYHSKVMIVDQNIADIGTANFDRRSFFLNKEVNTFVYDNVFISDLRKAYMEDAQNAIAFNEEWLSQRSLATKITIQIAKVLRPIL, encoded by the coding sequence ATGCTACTCATAACCCTTTTAATTATCATCGTGATCTATTTGCTTATCGTGTTAGATTTTAAATTAGGCAGGAGGAACCATCAGAACCATGCACAGCACCTCCCTTTTAAAGAAACAACAGCAGATTATCACTTATATAAAAACGGATCCCCTTTATTTGAGGACCTTTTTCAAGAAATCTCAGAGGCCCAACAGCAAGTTGACATTTACTTTTATTTAATTAGCAATGATCGGTCGGGTCGTGATTTTCTTGAGATTCTGAAAAAGAAAGCTAGTGAAGGAGTGCTAGTTCGCCTGATGACAGATCGGCTGGGCGGCTATCAGCTGTCGAAACAAATCCGAGGTGAATTAGCAGAAGCTGGGGTGCAATTTCATTTTGCAGCTATTCCGGGATTTCCTTATTTCTTTTACAAATTAAATCACCGTAACCATCGTAAGATTACAGTCATTGATGGAGAAATTGCTTATGTAGGCGGCTTTAACATCGGCGACAACTACCTCGGGAAGAACCCCAAGTTTGGAGACTGGCGCGATTACCATTTACGCTTAACCGGGCCCGCCGTCAGTGAGCTACACCATATTTTCCTAGACGATTGGTATCGAGCAACAGGGGAAAAGCATTCCCCGCTCGTTACAAATAAAGAAGCGAAGCACTCTGTTAAAGTCGTTGCCACAGACGGGGCGAAGCTCGAGGATGAATTTTTGCGTATGATTCAGCGTGCTGACCAGGAGATCTTAATCGGGACTCCTTATTTTATCCCGACTGAGAAATTGATGATCGCTTTAAAACAAGCCTTACAGCGCGGGGTTTCCCTGCAAATTATGGCGCCGCTTAAATCAGATCATCCTTTTGTAAAAGAAGCGGCTATTCCTTATTTAGACCAACTCTTTCATGCAGGAGCGAAAATCTGTCTGTATGACGATGGGTTCTATCATTCCAAGGTTATGATTGTCGACCAGAATATAGCCGATATCGGGACAGCCAACTTTGACAGACGCAGCTTCTTCTTAAATAAGGAAGTGAATACATTTGTCTATGACAACGTATTTATCAGCGATTTACGAAAAGCGTATATGGAGGACGCTCAGAATGCAATTGCTTTTAACGAAGAATGGTTGTCCCAGCGTTCACTCGCCACAAAAATAACCATCCAAATCGCCAAAGTGCTGCGCCCAATTTTATAG
- a CDS encoding XapX domain-containing protein, with amino-acid sequence MKEIILALLTGFIVGIVFAAVKLPIPAPPAAAGVFGIIGIYLGFKVFSWVGPMVSTIFK; translated from the coding sequence ATGAAGGAAATTATACTAGCTTTATTAACTGGATTTATTGTAGGCATTGTATTTGCAGCCGTTAAACTGCCGATACCCGCACCCCCTGCAGCAGCAGGAGTATTCGGAATCATCGGCATTTATCTAGGCTTCAAGGTGTTTTCATGGGTCGGTCCAATGGTAAGTACTATATTTAAGTAA